One Candidatus Delongbacteria bacterium genomic window carries:
- the pgsW gene encoding poly-gamma-glutamate system protein codes for MSARLTHPLHRLPLGLLALFLLSSLPARAITPGEAEQAEAQWLKACAVIREARYPNGSKIPARDTSGSGLLGHEDGELTTSLGRLESKQATLQSGWVWIVADLVNQAGVARGDSVGITMTGSFPALDIAVLMVLEAGGVHWVGVSSFGASTWGANTAEASWPWMEQLLLEKGLLSHGSRWLTPGGSSDRFLGLPLEQCLGLAELMRDFDNSFHPSSLQQAVELRRVYFGHPAAYINVGGGHAAIGTNGFGRLAHPGLLNRSDELLAEGLKDSRGVPGLLQHYLEAGTPVIQLMDIGDLATRWNLPVPPTELHSPHVDRVKPGEK; via the coding sequence TTGAGCGCCCGGCTGACACACCCTCTCCACCGCTTGCCCCTGGGACTGCTGGCCCTGTTCCTGCTCTCCTCCCTGCCGGCCCGGGCGATCACTCCGGGCGAGGCCGAGCAGGCCGAAGCGCAATGGCTCAAGGCCTGCGCCGTGATCCGCGAGGCCCGTTATCCCAACGGCAGCAAGATCCCCGCCCGTGATACCAGCGGCAGTGGGCTGCTGGGGCACGAGGACGGCGAGCTGACCACCAGTCTGGGCCGGCTGGAATCCAAGCAGGCCACCCTGCAGAGTGGCTGGGTCTGGATCGTGGCCGACCTGGTCAACCAGGCGGGCGTGGCACGCGGCGACTCCGTGGGCATCACCATGACCGGTTCCTTCCCCGCTCTCGACATTGCCGTGTTGATGGTGCTGGAAGCGGGGGGCGTCCACTGGGTGGGCGTGTCCAGTTTCGGGGCCTCCACCTGGGGCGCGAACACGGCCGAAGCAAGCTGGCCCTGGATGGAGCAGCTGCTGCTCGAGAAAGGACTGCTGTCGCACGGCTCCCGCTGGCTCACGCCCGGCGGCTCCAGCGACCGATTCCTGGGCCTGCCGCTGGAGCAGTGTCTGGGCCTGGCCGAGTTGATGCGGGACTTCGACAACTCCTTCCATCCCTCCAGTCTGCAGCAGGCGGTGGAACTGCGCAGGGTCTATTTCGGGCACCCGGCCGCCTATATCAATGTGGGTGGCGGACATGCCGCCATCGGCACCAACGGTTTCGGGCGGCTGGCCCACCCCGGCTTGCTCAACCGCAGCGACGAGCTGCTGGCCGAAGGCCTCAAGGACAGCCGGGGAGTGCCCGGGCTGCTGCAGCACTATCTGGAGGCGGGCACGCCCGTGATCCAGCTGATGGACATCGGCGACCTGGCCACCCGCTGGAACCTGCCGGTGCCGCCCACGGAACTGCATTCACCCCACGTGGACCGTGTCAAGCCGGGTGAGAAATGA
- a CDS encoding TRAP transporter large permease subunit: MTLWILLGMVAWFAAVTFRWNWPIGLGLASAAALGGLVAGVPPWAPGGDGLLRHLVEGSFVYIDPILIMATALVFMKAIEASGLLPALSVRILRGLAHRPMLLAILMGAFIAFPGMLTGLTTASVLTTGAIAAPPLMKLGLDRRRTGAFIAICAIIGMVAPPINLPVMIIGGGVDMPYIGFTVPLLVLTLPTLVFTALFLAWPSLRKGDARAVLAGLDDGPWQRHGVKLLLPLLLVLVLMSAPQLFPGRVPSLGLPLVFLLGALLAMVTGDRVRLVDCASAAVRQALPVMAILVGVGCFIQVMTLTGMRGELVLSCLELPHWLLFVSMLFALPMFGAVSAFGSASVLGVPFLLALLGRPELWVAAGLSMLAALGDLMPPTALSGIFAAQVVGEEKYTRVLRHCLVPALLLAGWGLATILFAAQFAAVFTPAP, encoded by the coding sequence ATGACCCTCTGGATCCTGCTGGGCATGGTGGCCTGGTTCGCCGCGGTGACATTTCGCTGGAACTGGCCCATCGGGCTGGGGCTGGCCTCGGCGGCCGCTCTCGGGGGGCTGGTGGCGGGGGTGCCGCCCTGGGCGCCCGGTGGTGACGGCCTGCTGCGCCATCTGGTGGAAGGTTCCTTCGTCTACATCGATCCGATCCTGATCATGGCCACGGCCCTGGTGTTCATGAAGGCCATCGAGGCCAGCGGTCTGCTGCCCGCGCTCTCGGTGCGCATCCTGCGCGGACTGGCCCACCGCCCGATGCTGCTGGCGATCCTGATGGGCGCCTTCATCGCCTTTCCGGGCATGCTCACCGGACTCACCACCGCCAGCGTGCTCACCACGGGCGCGATCGCCGCCCCTCCCCTGATGAAACTGGGGCTCGACCGGCGGCGCACGGGAGCGTTCATCGCGATCTGCGCGATCATCGGAATGGTGGCACCTCCGATCAACCTGCCCGTGATGATCATTGGCGGCGGGGTGGACATGCCCTACATCGGCTTCACCGTTCCGCTGCTGGTGCTGACCCTGCCGACCCTGGTGTTCACGGCGCTCTTCCTGGCCTGGCCGAGCCTCCGCAAGGGCGATGCCCGGGCTGTGCTCGCCGGACTCGACGATGGTCCCTGGCAGCGTCACGGAGTGAAACTGTTGTTGCCCCTGCTGTTGGTGCTGGTGCTGATGAGCGCCCCTCAGCTCTTCCCGGGGCGTGTGCCCTCGCTGGGACTGCCGCTGGTGTTCCTGCTGGGCGCCCTGCTGGCCATGGTCACGGGCGACCGAGTGCGGCTCGTGGACTGTGCCTCGGCGGCCGTGCGACAGGCCCTGCCCGTGATGGCGATTCTGGTGGGCGTGGGCTGTTTCATCCAGGTGATGACTCTCACGGGCATGCGTGGCGAGCTGGTGCTGAGTTGCCTGGAACTGCCCCACTGGCTGCTCTTCGTGAGCATGCTCTTCGCCCTCCCGATGTTCGGTGCGGTCAGCGCCTTCGGCAGCGCCAGCGTGCTGGGTGTGCCCTTCCTGCTGGCCCTGCTGGGCCGCCCCGAATTGTGGGTGGCCGCCGGGCTGTCCATGCTGGCGGCCCTGGGCGACCTGATGCCCCCCACGGCCCTTTCGGGCATTTTCGCGGCCCAGGTGGTGGGCGAAGAAAAGTACACGCGCGTGCTGCGCCATTGCCTGGTGCCCGCGTTGCTGCTGGCGGGCTGGGGTCTGGCGACGATCCTGTTCGCCGCCCAGTTTGCCGCCGTGTTCACCCCGGCACCCTGA
- a CDS encoding succinylglutamate desuccinylase/aspartoacylase family protein, with amino-acid sequence MLVLGGVHPNEPAGYLAAVLLVENLQVDTGRLWVIPRSNASAFSATEPQEGHPQHYTLAARDGSPREFRLGSRLTNPLDQWPDPEITVHHPSGQKLSGNETRNLNRCFPGRPGGSHTEQVAWAISQLIERERIELVIDLHEASLEYPVINAIVCHERASEIAGAALFGLEMDGFEFNLEPSPKNLHGLSHRELGDRFDGLYALLMETANPIQGRLRGRTQVSQIIEGTDACYLRAQAIGMNRVPFTADGIPLRLRVARHLAGFRELLAGLTWTDPDREMLFRGLPDKDTLLEQGLAPFLNPAVR; translated from the coding sequence GTGCTGGTGCTGGGCGGCGTGCATCCCAACGAACCCGCCGGTTATCTGGCGGCCGTGCTGCTGGTCGAAAACCTGCAGGTGGACACAGGCAGGCTCTGGGTGATTCCCCGGTCCAACGCCAGTGCCTTCAGCGCCACCGAACCCCAGGAAGGCCATCCCCAGCACTACACGCTGGCGGCCCGCGATGGCAGCCCGCGCGAGTTCCGCCTGGGCAGTCGCCTGACCAATCCGCTGGACCAGTGGCCCGACCCCGAGATCACCGTGCATCACCCCAGCGGGCAGAAGCTCTCGGGCAACGAGACCCGCAACCTGAACCGCTGTTTTCCCGGACGCCCCGGGGGCAGTCACACCGAACAGGTGGCCTGGGCGATCAGCCAGCTGATCGAGCGCGAACGCATCGAACTGGTGATCGACCTGCACGAAGCCTCACTCGAGTATCCGGTGATCAATGCCATCGTCTGCCACGAACGCGCCTCGGAGATCGCCGGAGCGGCCCTCTTCGGACTGGAAATGGATGGTTTCGAGTTCAATCTGGAACCTTCGCCAAAGAATCTGCACGGACTGAGCCACCGCGAACTGGGCGACCGCTTCGACGGGCTCTACGCCCTGCTGATGGAAACCGCGAACCCGATCCAGGGCCGCCTGCGCGGCCGGACCCAGGTCTCGCAGATCATCGAGGGCACCGACGCCTGTTACCTGCGCGCCCAGGCCATCGGCATGAACCGCGTCCCATTCACGGCCGACGGGATTCCCCTGCGCCTGCGGGTGGCCAGGCATCTGGCCGGGTTCCGGGAGCTGCTCGCCGGCCTGACCTGGACCGACCCCGACCGTGAGATGCTCTTCCGCGGCCTGCCCGACAAGGACACCCTGCTGGAACAGGGTCTCGCCCCCTTTCTGAATCCTGCTGTCCGCTGA